The following nucleotide sequence is from Solea senegalensis isolate Sse05_10M linkage group LG19, IFAPA_SoseM_1, whole genome shotgun sequence.
ACCTTAAAACAATGCTTTTGTGAATGACTGAGCAAACAAACCCGCTGGGCCACAGAATCTGCAAAAAATCAGTGACCGCACACTGTGTTTATTGCGTTTAAGGGTGTTAACCACATGTGAACTTGAGTCCAATCCAACACCCTTCCTCACCCAGAGTGAGAAGAAAGGGTGTTGGCTCTACTCATGGAACCTTGCACGCGCTGGGATTCGTTTACGCGGCGACGCCGTGGGGTGTGGCCGCGTGTTGTGCTCGCCTGCAGTCTCCGGGAGACGGCACTttcatgtgcttgtgttttcagGAAACGAAACTTTACGAGTACAAAGTCTTTGGCGTGCTCGCCATCTGCAGCCCAGAGCTGTGCGCAGACGTCTACATGGACCTGGCCTATCGGAAACATTGGGATGGATATGTGAAAGGTAAAATGAAAGCACGTGGGAAGGCCAGTTTCTCATGCTCTCATGTCTCCTCCCTGAGAATGAATCACGTCTTTAATATCTTTAATATCCAGTTATTGACGTTTTTCCTGCTCTTATTTTGTCTTCATGCAACTCTACAGTAACAAGGTAACATGGCTTAAACTGTACTAGACGTAGTTTGTAGTTACGTTGTCATATAGATGCTATTCTTCATGAGGCTTAAGATATACATGCTGTTTCGCAGTGTGTTATTCGTCTTGTATCTCTGACAAAAACCAAACTTCAGGAGAGCCATCGCAAAGTCAAAATCATGCACCGAACCCCAGTCGTCGATTTCACATCACACCtttggttcagattgacctcagtgatacaaggcagcaggagaccagcagcttctctgtcccccgtgagctaaaaacgcggattttctctgtggactttggtgtgtggaaagagagagacgtttaaaaacacaaagacgtgtGGCGTAGTTGACAGCAAGTATATCTTCGGCCTCACGCTAATAAAATATACGTAGCGCGGTACAGAGCTTTTCCAAATGGCGTTGATTTCCATGGGATACATTATTTACACAAGCCAATGGAGCGGTTGGGGCTTTTTAGCGCGTGATATCTTCATGTTTTTGCCTTTCTTTTCCAAATAGAGCTCTGTGAGAAGAACTTTGAAGGACAAACGGCAATCTACTGGGAAGTCAAATACCCGTTTCCTCTGTCAAACAGAGACGTATCCTTTTTttccgttttgttttttttgtcaggccTACTTTACAGAGCCGAGAGGAGGCTCTGTATGTTTGCGACCTTTGTTGTGTTCCCTAACGGATCAAACCcctcagtatgtttacataaGGGAGAGGAGAGACCTGGACGTGGACGGCAGGAAGATCTGGGTGATCCTGGCCAGAAGCTCAGCGGAGACGGCGTGCGCGGAGAAGAGCGGTGTGCTGCGGGTCAAAGACTACAAGCAGAGCGTCGCGCTGGAGAGCGACGGAGCTGGGGGAACCAAACGTAAGAAAATGCTCCGTCTTTTGGAGGACTTGGTTCTCCAAGATTTGTCTTATCACTACGTTTCAGCCGCTTTGTCAGGTAGTAAAACTGTCAAATAGCAGATTATCAATAGCTCGCCTGGACAAAAGATACCTCTGTTCACATGTTAACTTTGCTTTAGAACAGTTTGTAATTAGAAAATGTTAGCACGATTCCCGACCATGATGATGAAGTTGCTGACGTGTGCGACGTGTGTGCTAAATTTAGTAAAAATGCAGGGATTCCAAGAGAAGGAGCGGAAAGTAAACACTGTTTACGTGGGTTTTcatccactttttttaaaaatgacctgTTAAAAAAGTCATCCTCTGCGTGCAAGTAAAATATAGATTACTACCTGAAAACGGTGACGAGTTACAGGCTTATTAATATGCAAAAACTTgatcttttctttttagttttcatGAATTACTTCGACAACCCTGGTGGTATGATCCCGACCTGGCTGGTGAACTGGGCCGCTAAGGTGAGTTTCATCTTTATTTCAACTCAACTTAACAAATCTCTGACCGAGTCTTTCTACAAATCTGTTAGACGGTCTTTTTCTGCccccgcaccaaagcccattgagaaaatctctgtttttagctcacagggcagctgctggtctactgctgccatatttttgttagtttgtgCCACTCgtgtaaatccaaacaaaagatTTCCAATGCCGGAATCTACAAATAAACGCAagacacaaactttagtttcctgtccaacagtgagacaaagtgtCAAACGCATGCCTAAGATACTGTTAGACTGGGACAGGTGTAGTTTTTAATAGGTCAGTGctttgttaagtggttaaattCAGTGTCTCAGGCTCATTCTCGTTGCAGAAAACTACCTGAAATAACCCTTCAAGTTACAGCACTGTaagaacacagaaaacaaagcagaaaacgTCTTAAACCGTGAAGCAGCTTAAGGCGCGCTGGCCTCGCTGAACACTTACAGATGGGTCACATGCAGAGAATTTCCTCAGTgggataaataaagtgaaacgAAACATGGCTGGTTTGAATCAAGGTTTTATTAGTCgagtgtgtggttttgtttgatTCTCATGTTGTCTcatgaatgtaaaaataaaaggggaaacTTACCAGTAAATAATGTATGTAAGTAACATTTCCCCCTGATTTATTGTAGAAACAGATTCATGTCAACAGACTCGTGTGGAGATATTTCTCAACCAAGTAGCTGTGTGAGGTTAATGCTTCATTAGCTCGTCTCTGGACAGCAGAGTTGTCCAAGTGCCCATGTTTTGAACAGTTACTGGTTCTTGACGTAGTTTTGAGGCTCTTTTTTTGAAAAGGGTTGCATGGTGAAATGTTTGaaatacagattattttccCCCACTTCTCACCGCACTCACGCGTACAGTCGAGGTTTTACGCGAACAAGTTTCAGGAAACGTCTTCATTCACTTCCCAAACCTCCCCAAAAACTCTGCAGTACCTATGCCAGGCCTCTACATGGCGCTGACCCATGAAGTAGAACTCTGTAGGCCAACGCCAGTGGTTTGAATTCTTCCTGGCCCCTGCGTTCGTCCACTGACGGATACTTTGGTGTGTTTCTGTCGAACAGAACGGCGTTCCGGGTTTCCTCAAAGACATGCAGAATGCCTGCAGCAATTACAGCTGCTACTGCCAgaagaaataaaagcagcagcagcagcagcagatgattgTACTCACCCTCACAATCAAGGGCTttgatccttttttttattattattattgttttagttttgggagatgtgtttgattgtttgacTCTTCTGTGCGTGGTGTGGGCTGCTACTTTGACTCAGGCATGTTTTTTGCATGACACCAGAGATCCTCGTCAATCATTTTTGATCATAATCAACACTTTTGTTCGCTGTAAATTTccgaaaaccagccttgcaagaccAGGGCTGCCGACcctggagtcctcagaatcatgCAAAAGACGGCACTAAACACAAACCTTAGCCAGGTaccggctataagatcaaggtgGCAATATTATATTTTCTGCACCTTCTCGCACacgttttatgtttttttgcaaaaaattAGCTCACATTCAATCGTTGCAGTTGCTGTTAGCTCTAAACTGAGCTAATAGTGCGTCCCAGTTGTAGTCGGAAGTCGGAATTTCCGAGTTGAAAACTAGTAGTAACCTCACCTCACTCCATTAATGTTGGATTCCAACATGACTGAGTGgctcaaaaactcaaaaagcaACCTGACTCCACCCCCCTAACGGTGGAgtccaacatggctgccactcgCACACACAGCTACCACTACTTTTACTGCTAATCGCACtcatatttgttttgcagtaaaTCTTTTCGTCTTTCTGTATTTGTTGCTACACTCTTACCTGTTCTCTGTGTCCATAACTTAACTTCTGTTTTCTGGTCACACTGGAGTCTCATCATTGTCTGCTGTTCACTGGAATTcactccaaaaaacaaacagcaccaCATTTACTCTTgtgattcttttcttttgagttttgattatttctgcaaaaagaaaatcacatattATAGATGCATATGAATAAAGACACACTACGTGAGTGTAGTCGGGCTTCGTTACCTCAGTAGGACGACTTTTCAAATATGGTTTTATCTGATCATGAAATCCTATTACTGTGTAATACCTGCTGTTTTATTGTCATGAATAAACTCTCATTTGACATTCAGACTTATGTGTAACTGTGTTGTGTAACCCCCGTAAAGCAAGTTTGAAAGCAACCCTTGTTTTTATCACCAATTTCTGTAGAGAAACTTAAAATCCAGATGTTTCCAGACAGAAGAAGATGCTTCAATCTGCTTAATCTAACGTCGACTTCTATAATTACAGCCCAAGTCAGGATCAGTGCAAACACTGAGGCTATTTGAGAAGTAAAGAACAAGTAATATGGACTGAAAACAGGACAGAACAGattaattagggttcgagcaacaaggttgcaagaaccctcttcaAACTGTAAggattatgaattattattttcataattgagtAATTTGTTAGTTATTTGCtacttaaaatgtcagaaaatgttgattggtgtttaccaaacctggaaatctcAAAATTCAAATAATTCCATGTTAATTATTTATTCGTTATATGgtgcaaaaaatacaaaatattcacatttaagaagatgaaaaatctgaaaaaaaaaccatgtttCCATTTAAGGGTAACAGTCAGCAGCTGATCAGCTCACTTATCTGTGATGTTTTTACTCCCTCTGGTGGTGAAAGGTGAGCATTGACCCAAGTCTTGACCATGAATCTCCCTCCTCTTACTTTTTCCCTCTCCATCTTCATCataatcttcatcatctttgCATACATACATTCTTCTTctcataatgataataataatttattattattataataataataataataatgataaattgCAATTAAACATCTGGTCTAtgtcaaacaataacaaaaataaaaaatacagtacatataagCTCATAAAGTGGTTGAAAACCAACATTAACTGTGTTCCTctcaacattttattaaataaaccaTTATCTGACAgttaatgcattcattttcattactGACAGATTTTTAATATCACTAATCACAAATTATATCACTCGAAAGATTACGATTTAaatctcgaaagattacgattTAAATCTAAGATTTCAAAAGATTACAACTCTATTCTCAtgatattacgactttattctcaaaatattacgactttaatctcgaaATATTACGACTTCAGTCTtgaaatattatgactttaatctagagagattacgactttattctcgtaattttataactttattctcgaatGATTATGACTTCAGTCTTgaaatattacgactttaatctagagagattacgactttattctcgtaattttataactttattctcgaatGATAATGACTTCAGTCTTgaaatattacgactttaatctagagagattacgactttattctcgtaattttataactttattctcgaatGATTATGACTTCAGTCTCTaaatattacgactttaatctcgaaagattacgacttcaGTCTTGAAAAATTAGGACTTTAATCTAGagagattacgactttattctcgtaattttataactttattctcgaatGATAATGACTTCAGTCTTgaaatattacgactttaaCTTTATTCTCGAATGATTATGACTTCAGTCTTgaaatattacgactttaatctagagagattacgactttattctcgtaattttataactttattctcgaatGATAATGACTTCAGTCTTgaaatattacgactttaatctagagagattacgactttattctcgtaattttataactttattctcgaatGATTATGACTTCAGTCTCgaaatattacgactttaatctcgaaagattacgacttcaGTCTTGAAAAATTAGGACTTTaatctcgaaagattacgacttcaGTCTTgaaatattacgactttaaCACCTAGAGagattacgattttattctcataatattatcaCATTGTTTTCGAAATATCCCGACTTTTATAATATTATGGTTTGGACTTCCGGGCCACCGTAGATCGTCTGTATCTCCTGGtttttcagcagcagtgagtcTGTGGTTAACGTGACACATTAAACATTATAGAACGTGAAGTGTGGCACTGATGAGATTTGAAACACTCGGTGGATCACgtttctttggtttgtttgtttgtttggttttgaaaaagaaaactcgGCGTGGACGCTTTATCCGCTGGAATGTCTCGTCTCGTCTCGGCGCTGCTGCTGGACTCTGTCCCACTGGCAGATGGAAGACAAATATATTTCTTGGCTGGGGCCATTGTGTTTCAGAGCGAGGCTCTTTTGATTGCTAATGTACGAGGCTAATTAGCTTAAGAGAGTGATGGAGTTTTTGTGCTGGAGCGCTGCTCCCCCTCCACGTCAGCTCACATTTCCCAGGTGCCTCTCTGTCTGCCAGAGGTAACAAAATAATGGCTCCACTTGGAAGCTTATTTTTCAAagtcttttttccctctgtgtgtgtgtatgtgtgtgtatgtgtgtgtgtgatttttaatAGATTACTATTAGAGATATTAGTGTGCTCCGGGGAATCCTTTATCCTGAATAggcttttatgtgttttcttctttttcttcatgctGCTGTGCAAAGCAGTTAATATTTTAGTGGaaggaccttttttttgttttgctccattAAACACGTGAAGCAGATTCACATCAATGTCAGATTTATATACAGATAAAAAGCAAACACCCTTTTTATGTACCACAGAATGAAATAATATAATCTAAAGTGCCATAATGTAAACACATCAGTTTCAAATTATAGGGTATTGTGTGTCATGAATTCATATAATACTTTAACCACTTCATAAGATCTATGCCTGCTTATTCCCATAGGATTACAGCTtcattctcgaaagattacaactttaatgtcataatattacgactttattctcaaaagattataTTCCCATAATTTTACGACTTTATACCAtaatattaagattttaatctcataattttacaactttaatctTGAAAGATTAGAACTTTATTAGACCTCTCATAATAAGGAGGAATGTGAAGATTAAAATGACATACTCTAGCTTTAAAGTCTCAAAACTGTgcagcatttgtgtttgttttcttttcccagtTCACGAAACATGGTTTACTCTCCAGATGTGATGCACACTTGTGTTGTTTGCCATCCAGCAGAGAACAAAGAAGATGGAGCTCAACAACTTTGATGCAAGGAGtttatattcattcatattcatgttgttgtgtcaattaaatgtacagtacacatGGGGACGGGATATATAACTTAAATAAcgcatgttattttaaaaccttGTGTTCACCTAAGCGAGCCGTCCTTTATGAAGAGTTGGCTGTGACTAGATTGTGTCACGTTGATGAGTTTAGGTAATATTCTCAATAAAAATACCCAGAAATTAAGTGTGGAGTCATTTGAGAGCTCTATTATaagttatatatattataagtgAGTCTCTGTGATATATAAATAGTATAAAGGACAGTGACAGCTCCATGGACCGGAGGTCTTCacggcttggagtcgctgtctgtctgtcactccaaaactcagtagccaatcagcaggcagcttcctaaggtccgcccacaaacaaaaagtgaggtagcgcaaagaacaaatgagggagtgcaAGGAACAAGTGTactttcaaacaataaaatacaatatttttaaatcgatattttattttgaaaatattgacacaaatgtaattcCACGACGATGGTGTTAACATGTAGAGCTCAGAATTTTCTCATGAAAGCGTTGTGTGCGTAACAGGAGAGCAGCTGATAGAGAGCGAGGAAATTCATTCACCAGGTACGAGAGTCTGAGGCTGGAAAAACGGTTTGAAAGACAAATCTAAGAGGTTTCAAACGAGTGAGTAATATTATTATCGAGCtggtaaaaacattaaaaaccatAAATGTGGAAACTGCTTTGGTTTCCGAAAAGTTAAGTAGAAATAAAGTCAGATTTAAAGTTGACTGGACTCGAGTAGATCATATCTAaactgcgctgcacacaggaaactgaagtcatCTGAAGAAGCACTTAGGCCTCCGACTCGTTTTTGATGAATTATCAATTACTGAGCTTGGATTTCCTCTAAATCTCCGGCATGTGATTTACTCGACGGGCGACTGGCAGGAGAAAAGAAATACGACTGTGCCGAAGCAACGGATTCTGGATTATGTTTAACGTGTAAACGTTAGCGAGATCGACGTCCGGACACTATCAGCAAGTGTCTGTCCACGGTGTCCGTCCTAATggtaaaaacaagttttattaTGAGTGGTGTGTACGCGTGTATCCAAGGACATGAGGCTGCAGTTATGACTTTGTTTCATGGAGACGTCTCTGCAGCAccaaattaaatacaaaataaaggcTGAGGgtcagtgacatttaaaaccaaaacGGCCCATCTTTGCCCTCAATGTGTCATTATTGTGTTTAAATTGATCGTAGCTGTTTTAAGTCAAACGCTGATGTGCGGACGTCGAAATAACAGCTCgggaaaatataataatttctACGAATGTGTCAATAAATAGAGAAAATTAGAACAAAAAATGGGTTTAGGGCGAGCTTAATttattaagttaagttaatttaaCCTGA
It contains:
- the LOC122785671 gene encoding phosphatidylcholine transfer protein yields the protein MSLGFTDEEFQGAWKELDEPQLDGGWELFTETMGVKIYRLYDKETKLYEYKVFGVLAICSPELCADVYMDLAYRKHWDGYVKELCEKNFEGQTAIYWEVKYPFPLSNRDYVYIRERRDLDVDGRKIWVILARSSAETACAEKSGVLRVKDYKQSVALESDGAGGTKLFMNYFDNPGGMIPTWLVNWAAKNGVPGFLKDMQNACSNYSCYCQKK